One genomic segment of Mycolicibacterium chubuense NBB4 includes these proteins:
- a CDS encoding SDR family oxidoreductase has protein sequence MPGVQDRVIVVTGAGGGLGREYAMTLAREGASVVVNDLGGARDGTGAGHNMADEVVKEIKDAGGRAVANYDSVAEPEGAANIIKTAVDEFGKVDGVVSNAGILRDGTFHKMEFANWDAVLKVHLYGGYNVIRAAWPHFRENGFGRVVVATSTSGLFGNFGQANYGAAKLGLVGLINTLAQEGAKYNIKANAVAPIAATRMTQDILPPEVFEKLTPEYVAPVVAYLCTEEVPDTASVFIVGGGKVQRVALFQNSGVTFTEVPSVDDIASRWNEIDDLSAAERATFSLG, from the coding sequence ATGCCAGGAGTGCAGGATCGGGTCATCGTCGTCACGGGCGCCGGAGGCGGTCTCGGGCGCGAGTACGCGATGACGCTCGCCCGCGAGGGCGCCAGCGTCGTCGTCAACGATCTCGGCGGCGCACGCGACGGCACCGGCGCCGGCCACAACATGGCCGACGAGGTGGTCAAGGAGATCAAGGACGCCGGCGGCCGCGCCGTCGCGAACTACGACTCCGTCGCCGAACCCGAGGGCGCGGCGAACATCATCAAGACCGCCGTCGACGAGTTCGGCAAGGTCGACGGTGTCGTCAGCAACGCCGGCATCCTGCGCGACGGCACCTTCCACAAGATGGAGTTCGCCAACTGGGACGCCGTGCTCAAGGTTCATCTCTACGGCGGCTACAACGTGATCCGCGCCGCCTGGCCGCACTTCCGCGAGAACGGGTTCGGCCGCGTGGTCGTCGCCACCTCGACCAGCGGGCTGTTCGGCAACTTCGGCCAGGCCAACTACGGCGCGGCCAAGCTCGGCCTGGTCGGCCTGATCAACACGCTGGCCCAGGAGGGCGCCAAGTACAACATCAAGGCCAACGCCGTCGCGCCGATCGCCGCCACCCGCATGACGCAGGACATCCTGCCGCCCGAGGTGTTCGAGAAGCTCACGCCCGAGTACGTCGCCCCGGTGGTGGCCTATCTGTGCACCGAGGAGGTGCCCGACACCGCGTCGGTGTTCATCGTCGGCGGCGGCAAGGTCCAGCGCGTGGCACTGTTCCAGAACAGCGGCGTGACCTTCACCGAGGTGCCGTCGGTCGACGACATCGCGAGCCGGTGGAACGAGATCGACGACCTGTCGGCGGCCGAGCGGGCCACCTTCAGCCTCGGCTGA
- a CDS encoding TetR/AcrR family transcriptional regulator: MPYTASRGPGRPPAAKAAETRERILHAAREVFSELGYDAATFQAIAVRADLTRPAINHYFASKRVLWAEVVELTNASIVSAGVARAHERTTLIDRLSAFLSVTTQTETDNRAAAAFLVTSVLETQRHPELVSDEHDPLKNSRAFVTWAVRDAIAHGELSTDTDVNHLVEMLVAVVWGMGFYAGFIGDRTELGAVVHKLELLLANKLWNLDEQSH; the protein is encoded by the coding sequence ATGCCGTATACGGCGAGCAGGGGTCCAGGGCGCCCACCCGCAGCGAAGGCAGCTGAAACGCGGGAACGCATCCTGCACGCCGCTCGAGAGGTATTCAGCGAACTCGGGTACGACGCTGCGACGTTTCAGGCCATCGCGGTCCGCGCCGACCTGACCCGTCCCGCCATCAATCACTACTTCGCCAGCAAACGAGTGCTGTGGGCGGAGGTGGTGGAGCTGACCAACGCGTCGATCGTTAGCGCGGGCGTCGCCCGGGCACACGAACGCACCACCCTCATCGACCGGCTCTCGGCTTTCCTGTCGGTGACGACGCAGACCGAGACCGACAATCGCGCGGCCGCGGCGTTCCTCGTGACGTCGGTGTTGGAGACCCAGCGCCATCCGGAGCTGGTCAGCGATGAACACGACCCGCTGAAGAACTCGCGGGCCTTCGTGACGTGGGCGGTCAGGGACGCCATCGCCCACGGCGAATTGAGCACCGACACCGACGTGAACCACCTGGTGGAGATGCTCGTCGCGGTGGTGTGGGGCATGGGTTTCTACGCCGGCTTCATCGGCGACCGGACCGAGCTCGGTGCGGTGGTGCACAAGCTGGAACTGTTGCTGGCCAACAAACTGTGGAACCTGGACGAGCAATCCCACTGA
- a CDS encoding aldehyde dehydrogenase family protein, translated as MTTESAAPVAVGDHAQDIPAIVRRLRDTFATGRTRSVEWRKQQLKAMERMVLENEAAIAAALEEDLGRKPFEAWLADIASVAGEAKDAAKNVKKWMRRRYRMLELSQLPGRGWVEYEPYGTVLVIGAWNFPFALTLGPAVGAIAAGNTMVLKPSEVAPASSRLMAELVPKYLDRDAIVVVEGDASVSQELIAQGFDHLCFTGGTEIGRKVYESAASHLTPVTLELGGKSPVIVAADADIDVAAKRIAWTKLINSGQICIAPDYVVADAKIRDELVGKIAEAISSYEVGHPHGMRIVNQRHYDRLTATLAATKGDIAVGGKPNAKDMHIHPTVVVDPDPAEPLMTDEIFGPILPVVTVQSLDEAIDFVNARPKPLAAYLFTKTKAVRERVIREVPAGGMIVNHLLFHFATNKLPFGGVGPSGMGAYHGKFGFEQFSHKKSVMTKTTRPDVGAFIYPPYTEKAWKLARRLF; from the coding sequence ATGACCACAGAATCTGCCGCCCCCGTCGCCGTTGGTGACCACGCCCAGGACATTCCGGCGATCGTGCGGCGCCTGCGCGACACGTTCGCCACCGGCCGCACCCGCAGCGTCGAATGGCGCAAGCAGCAGCTCAAAGCGATGGAGCGGATGGTCCTGGAGAACGAGGCCGCCATCGCCGCGGCGCTCGAAGAGGACCTCGGCCGTAAACCGTTCGAGGCATGGCTGGCCGACATCGCCAGTGTCGCGGGCGAGGCGAAGGACGCCGCCAAGAACGTCAAGAAGTGGATGCGCCGCAGGTACCGCATGCTGGAGCTGTCGCAGCTGCCCGGCCGCGGCTGGGTGGAGTACGAGCCCTACGGCACGGTGCTGGTCATCGGCGCGTGGAACTTCCCGTTCGCGCTGACGCTCGGGCCTGCGGTGGGCGCGATCGCCGCGGGTAACACCATGGTGCTCAAGCCGTCCGAGGTGGCGCCGGCGTCCTCGCGGCTGATGGCCGAACTGGTGCCCAAGTACCTCGACAGGGACGCGATCGTGGTGGTCGAGGGCGACGCCTCGGTCAGCCAGGAGTTGATCGCGCAGGGGTTCGACCACCTGTGTTTCACCGGCGGCACCGAGATCGGCCGCAAGGTCTACGAGAGCGCGGCGTCGCACCTGACGCCGGTCACGCTCGAACTCGGCGGCAAGAGCCCGGTGATCGTCGCCGCCGACGCCGACATCGACGTCGCGGCCAAGCGCATCGCGTGGACCAAGCTGATCAACTCGGGCCAGATCTGCATCGCGCCCGACTATGTGGTGGCGGATGCGAAGATCCGCGACGAGCTCGTCGGCAAGATCGCCGAGGCGATCTCGTCCTACGAGGTCGGCCATCCGCACGGGATGCGGATCGTCAACCAGCGCCACTACGACCGGCTCACCGCCACGCTGGCTGCGACCAAGGGCGACATCGCCGTCGGCGGCAAGCCCAACGCCAAGGACATGCACATCCACCCGACCGTGGTCGTCGACCCTGATCCGGCCGAGCCGTTGATGACCGACGAGATCTTCGGGCCCATCCTGCCCGTGGTGACCGTCCAATCCCTGGACGAGGCAATCGATTTCGTCAACGCGCGACCCAAGCCGCTGGCGGCCTACCTTTTCACCAAGACCAAGGCCGTCCGCGAGCGGGTGATCCGTGAGGTGCCCGCGGGCGGCATGATCGTCAACCACCTGCTGTTCCACTTCGCGACCAACAAACTGCCCTTCGGCGGCGTCGGCCCCTCCGGCATGGGGGCCTACCACGGCAAATTCGGCTTCGAGCAGTTCAGCCACAAGAAGTCGGTGATGACCAAGACGACCCGACCCGACGTCGGTGCCTTCATCTATCCCCCGTATACAGAGAAGGCTTGGAAACTCGCCAGACGGCTGTTCTAG
- a CDS encoding class I SAM-dependent methyltransferase produces the protein MSSLRTDNDTWDIASSVGVTAVMVAAARAAETDRPDPLIHDPYAKVLIADAGTGVWEYMLDDAFVAKVSEADAEIAAMFEHMGSYQAVRTHFFDAYFAAAVDAGIRQVVILASGLDSRAFRLPWPAGITVFEIDQPKVLEYKAATLAANDVRPSADRREVPIDLRQDWPAALADAGFDRTRPTAWLAEGLLMYLPADAQDRLFTQITDLSAPGSRLAAESMGIHAGDRRERMRTRFAALASQFDVEPMDIAELTYEDPDRAEVADWLNSHGWRADALASQDEMRRLGRHVEIPDTDGQSFSTFTTAEKL, from the coding sequence ATGAGTTCATTGCGCACCGACAACGACACCTGGGACATCGCCTCCAGCGTCGGCGTCACCGCCGTCATGGTCGCCGCAGCCCGGGCCGCCGAGACCGACCGACCCGACCCGCTGATCCACGACCCCTACGCCAAGGTCCTGATCGCCGACGCCGGGACCGGCGTCTGGGAGTACATGCTCGACGATGCGTTCGTGGCCAAGGTCAGTGAGGCCGACGCCGAGATCGCCGCGATGTTCGAGCACATGGGCAGCTATCAGGCGGTGCGCACCCACTTCTTCGACGCCTACTTCGCCGCGGCCGTCGACGCCGGCATCCGGCAGGTCGTGATCCTGGCCTCGGGTCTGGACTCGCGGGCCTTCCGGCTGCCGTGGCCGGCCGGCATCACCGTGTTCGAGATCGACCAGCCGAAGGTCCTCGAGTACAAAGCCGCCACGCTGGCGGCCAACGACGTGCGTCCGTCCGCCGACCGCCGTGAGGTGCCGATAGACCTGCGGCAGGACTGGCCGGCAGCGCTGGCCGACGCCGGCTTCGACCGGACCAGGCCGACGGCATGGCTGGCGGAGGGACTGCTGATGTATCTGCCCGCCGACGCGCAGGACCGGTTGTTCACGCAGATCACCGACCTGAGCGCGCCGGGCAGCCGCCTGGCGGCCGAGTCGATGGGAATTCACGCCGGCGATCGCCGGGAGCGGATGCGGACCCGGTTCGCGGCCCTGGCCTCCCAGTTCGACGTCGAACCCATGGACATCGCCGAGCTGACCTACGAGGATCCCGACCGCGCCGAAGTGGCGGACTGGCTGAACTCCCACGGCTGGCGTGCCGACGCCCTCGCGTCGCAGGACGAGATGCGCCGCCTGGGCCGGCATGTGGAGATCCCCGACACCGACGGACAGTCGTTCAGCACCTTCACCACCGCCGAGAAGCTCTGA
- a CDS encoding pirin family protein has protein sequence MPAITADTLTLPRLAGPAPTDTERPVRSVTTGPRGYEGEGFPVVRAFAGVNARDLDPFVHMDQMGEVEYQPGEPRGTDWHPHRGFETVTYMIDGRFAHQDSHGGGGLITDGATQWMTAGSGILHIETPPAELVESGGLFHGIQLWVNLPKKDKFAAPKYQSIEGGQVALLSSGDGGALLRVIAGDVDGHAGPGATHTPITLAHATIEPGARLNLPWNREFNALVYVLSGSGAVGPLGHPVQQGQLVVLGPGDRITVAADGSQDSNRPALEVLLLGGKPIREPVFQYGPFVMNSKSELIQAVEDFNAGRFGAIPAGALMPHRPLS, from the coding sequence ATGCCTGCCATCACCGCCGACACCCTCACGTTGCCCCGCCTCGCCGGGCCCGCCCCGACCGACACCGAACGCCCCGTGCGGTCCGTGACGACCGGCCCCCGCGGATACGAAGGCGAGGGCTTCCCGGTCGTGCGCGCCTTCGCCGGAGTGAACGCCCGCGACCTCGACCCGTTCGTCCACATGGACCAGATGGGCGAGGTCGAGTACCAGCCCGGCGAGCCGCGGGGCACCGACTGGCATCCGCATCGCGGGTTCGAGACCGTCACCTACATGATCGACGGCCGCTTCGCCCACCAGGACTCCCACGGCGGTGGCGGACTGATCACCGACGGCGCCACGCAGTGGATGACCGCGGGCTCGGGCATCCTGCACATCGAGACGCCACCCGCCGAACTCGTCGAGAGCGGCGGGCTGTTCCACGGCATCCAGTTGTGGGTGAACCTGCCGAAGAAGGACAAGTTCGCCGCGCCGAAGTACCAGTCCATCGAGGGCGGGCAGGTCGCCCTGCTGTCGTCCGGTGACGGCGGCGCTCTGCTGCGCGTCATCGCCGGAGACGTCGACGGACATGCCGGCCCGGGAGCCACGCACACGCCGATCACGCTGGCCCACGCCACCATCGAGCCGGGCGCGCGGCTGAATCTGCCGTGGAACCGCGAGTTCAACGCGCTGGTCTACGTGCTGTCGGGCAGCGGCGCGGTGGGGCCGCTCGGGCACCCCGTCCAGCAGGGCCAGCTCGTCGTGCTCGGCCCGGGCGACCGCATCACCGTGGCCGCCGACGGCTCACAGGATTCGAACCGGCCCGCACTCGAGGTACTGCTGTTGGGCGGCAAGCCGATTCGCGAGCCGGTCTTCCAGTACGGACCCTTCGTGATGAACTCGAAGTCGGAGCTGATCCAGGCGGTCGAGGATTTCAACGCCGGCAGGTTCGGCGCCATCCCAGCCGGTGCGCTGATGCCGCACCGCCCGCTGAGCTGA
- a CDS encoding TetR/AcrR family transcriptional regulator produces the protein MGAVDSRESFFDIGLDVLSDLGYGGLKLAEVCQRLGVTTGSFYHYFPNWSAYTRELIAHWHEGMTVEVIDAVRSEPDPRLRIDKLADAALTLPHGAEAAIRVWSAIDPEVRSVQAAVDHQRYQAMYECALQILESPHQAELFAAWSVYLLVGYEQAILPRDVDNLKWLIKQLLDAADSGRFSTVPPRD, from the coding sequence ATGGGCGCGGTCGATTCGCGAGAGTCGTTCTTCGACATTGGTCTCGACGTCTTGTCAGACCTCGGTTACGGCGGGCTCAAGCTGGCGGAGGTCTGTCAACGGCTCGGTGTCACCACCGGCTCCTTCTATCACTACTTCCCGAACTGGTCGGCCTACACCCGAGAGCTCATCGCGCACTGGCATGAGGGGATGACCGTAGAGGTCATCGACGCCGTTCGTTCCGAGCCCGACCCCCGCCTGCGGATCGACAAGCTCGCCGACGCCGCGCTGACGCTGCCGCACGGCGCGGAGGCCGCGATCCGCGTGTGGAGCGCGATCGATCCGGAGGTGCGCTCCGTGCAGGCGGCGGTGGATCACCAGCGGTACCAGGCGATGTACGAGTGCGCGCTGCAGATCCTGGAGAGTCCGCATCAGGCCGAGCTGTTCGCGGCGTGGTCGGTGTACCTGCTGGTGGGCTACGAGCAGGCGATCCTGCCCAGGGACGTCGACAATTTGAAGTGGCTGATCAAGCAACTGCTGGACGCGGCCGACTCCGGCCGGTTCAGTACGGTGCCGCCCCGTGACTGA